The Halichoerus grypus chromosome 9, mHalGry1.hap1.1, whole genome shotgun sequence genome has a window encoding:
- the TPMT gene encoding thiopurine S-methyltransferase isoform X3 translates to MQGKGVSATMDDTRTLLDVKEYPDTEVQKDRVLTLEEWQEKWVSRKIGFHQEQGHQLLKKHLDTFLKGENGLRVFFPLCGKAVEMKWFADLGHSVVGVEISELGIREFFTEQNLSYSEEPIMEIPGAKVFKSSKGNISLYCCNLFDLPRANIGKFDRIWDRGALVAINPGDRERYADIMLSLTRKGFQYLLAVLSYDPTKHAAQTTEERET, encoded by the exons ATGCAAGGCAAAGGTGTCTCTGCAACCATGGATGATACAAGAACTTTACTTGACGTTAAAGAGTACCCCGATACCGAGGTACAGAAAGACCGAGTATTGACTCTGGAAGAATGGCAAGAAAAGTGGGTGAGCCGCAAAATTGGATTCCATCAAGAGCAAGGACATCA GCTATTAAAGAAGCATTTGGATACTTTCCTTAAGGGCGAGAATGGACTGAGAGTATTTTTTCCACTTTGTGGAAAAGCAGTTGAGATGAAATG GTTTGCAGACCTAGGACACAGTGTCGTAGGTGTGGAAATCAGTGAACTTGGGATACGGGAATTTTTTACAGAGCAGAATCTTTCTTACTCAGAAGAACCCATCATGGAAATTCCTGGAGCCAAAGTTTTCAAg AGCTCTAAAGGGAACATTTCATTGTACTGCTGCAACCTTTTTGATCTTCCCAG AGCCAATATTGGCAAATTTGACCGGATCTGGGACAGAGGAGCTTTAGTTGCTATTAACCCAGGCGATCGTGAACG GTATGCAGATATAATGCTGTCCCTAACTCGAAAAGGGTTTCAGTACCTCTTGGCTGTTCTTTCTTATGATCCCACTAAACACGCAG CTCAGACTACAGAAGAGAGGGAGACATGA
- the TPMT gene encoding thiopurine S-methyltransferase isoform X2: MQGKGVSATMDDTRTLLDVKEYPDTEVQKDRVLTLEEWQEKWVSRKIGFHQEQGHQFADLGHSVVGVEISELGIREFFTEQNLSYSEEPIMEIPGAKVFKSSKGNISLYCCNLFDLPRANIGKFDRIWDRGALVAINPGDRERYADIMLSLTRKGFQYLLAVLSYDPTKHAGPPFYIPDAEIKKLFGSICNIHCLEKVDVFEERHKNWGIDYIVEKLYLCTEK; the protein is encoded by the exons ATGCAAGGCAAAGGTGTCTCTGCAACCATGGATGATACAAGAACTTTACTTGACGTTAAAGAGTACCCCGATACCGAGGTACAGAAAGACCGAGTATTGACTCTGGAAGAATGGCAAGAAAAGTGGGTGAGCCGCAAAATTGGATTCCATCAAGAGCAAGGACATCA GTTTGCAGACCTAGGACACAGTGTCGTAGGTGTGGAAATCAGTGAACTTGGGATACGGGAATTTTTTACAGAGCAGAATCTTTCTTACTCAGAAGAACCCATCATGGAAATTCCTGGAGCCAAAGTTTTCAAg AGCTCTAAAGGGAACATTTCATTGTACTGCTGCAACCTTTTTGATCTTCCCAG AGCCAATATTGGCAAATTTGACCGGATCTGGGACAGAGGAGCTTTAGTTGCTATTAACCCAGGCGATCGTGAACG GTATGCAGATATAATGCTGTCCCTAACTCGAAAAGGGTTTCAGTACCTCTTGGCTGTTCTTTCTTATGATCCCACTAAACACGCAG Gcccaccattttacattccagatgctgaaattaaaaaattattcg GTTCAATATGCAACATTCATTGCCTTGAGAAGGTTGATGTTTTTGAAGAACGACATAAAAATTGGGGGATTGACTACATTGTTGAAAAGTTGTATCTGTGTACGGAAAAGTAA
- the TPMT gene encoding thiopurine S-methyltransferase isoform X1 gives MQGKGVSATMDDTRTLLDVKEYPDTEVQKDRVLTLEEWQEKWVSRKIGFHQEQGHQLLKKHLDTFLKGENGLRVFFPLCGKAVEMKWFADLGHSVVGVEISELGIREFFTEQNLSYSEEPIMEIPGAKVFKSSKGNISLYCCNLFDLPRANIGKFDRIWDRGALVAINPGDRERYADIMLSLTRKGFQYLLAVLSYDPTKHAGPPFYIPDAEIKKLFGSICNIHCLEKVDVFEERHKNWGIDYIVEKLYLCTEK, from the exons ATGCAAGGCAAAGGTGTCTCTGCAACCATGGATGATACAAGAACTTTACTTGACGTTAAAGAGTACCCCGATACCGAGGTACAGAAAGACCGAGTATTGACTCTGGAAGAATGGCAAGAAAAGTGGGTGAGCCGCAAAATTGGATTCCATCAAGAGCAAGGACATCA GCTATTAAAGAAGCATTTGGATACTTTCCTTAAGGGCGAGAATGGACTGAGAGTATTTTTTCCACTTTGTGGAAAAGCAGTTGAGATGAAATG GTTTGCAGACCTAGGACACAGTGTCGTAGGTGTGGAAATCAGTGAACTTGGGATACGGGAATTTTTTACAGAGCAGAATCTTTCTTACTCAGAAGAACCCATCATGGAAATTCCTGGAGCCAAAGTTTTCAAg AGCTCTAAAGGGAACATTTCATTGTACTGCTGCAACCTTTTTGATCTTCCCAG AGCCAATATTGGCAAATTTGACCGGATCTGGGACAGAGGAGCTTTAGTTGCTATTAACCCAGGCGATCGTGAACG GTATGCAGATATAATGCTGTCCCTAACTCGAAAAGGGTTTCAGTACCTCTTGGCTGTTCTTTCTTATGATCCCACTAAACACGCAG Gcccaccattttacattccagatgctgaaattaaaaaattattcg GTTCAATATGCAACATTCATTGCCTTGAGAAGGTTGATGTTTTTGAAGAACGACATAAAAATTGGGGGATTGACTACATTGTTGAAAAGTTGTATCTGTGTACGGAAAAGTAA